One window from the genome of Actinomycetota bacterium encodes:
- a CDS encoding peptide-binding protein produces the protein MNFLKKIILTVVALTIVTSLSLTLIGCPPAPPAEEVEETTPEEETTPEEVVVGPKPGGSLIMAQWSSPDGPFDPTLYTDAYTSMSLSLINEGLTTYNENLELIPWLAESWEISEDQKEITFHIREGIKWHDGEDFTAEDVSFTFHVMGNPDYLGVRYGEVVEPILGAPAYKEGTADKIEGIEVIDPLTIKFTFEEVFAPAIESCGASVIPKHIYEGNTGAAQRDFTTSADFVPIGTGPYKWVAYETDQYVELARNEDWWGYEYGMGASGEGTGKGPFVDTIFCKIMDQDTGLAAFLAGEVDAVSVPIAEYDMIAEVEFAQMYEVTGGGFQHFSLNQYKAPFNDVKFRQAVCYAINRQSIIDDILDGHGIIQASPIWSESWAHNPEVEPFPYDPEKAKELLDEAGYLDTDEDGIREYNGEPMIFDLFYPTGNMVRMASMPLIWNNLAAVGIQVRGELQDWPTLLGHVFPDDRKIEPDDYDTYLMGWSLSIDPDAAVIWSSKGEHPDGYNGYGYKNEETDALWEEGVKYVDPEKRKEIYYELEKILAEELPTIFLYNDNEIVAVNDRVKGVKIVSGLWDYAAKVFFDIYNVWIEE, from the coding sequence ATGAATTTTCTTAAAAAAATAATTTTGACGGTTGTAGCTCTTACAATTGTTACATCACTGTCGCTCACACTTATTGGTTGCCCTCCAGCCCCACCTGCTGAGGAAGTTGAGGAAACTACTCCTGAAGAGGAAACTACTCCTGAAGAGGTTGTAGTAGGACCAAAACCTGGTGGAAGTTTAATCATGGCACAATGGAGTTCTCCTGATGGTCCATTTGATCCAACTCTTTATACAGATGCTTATACATCAATGTCATTGAGTTTAATAAATGAAGGATTAACCACTTATAATGAAAATCTAGAATTGATTCCATGGTTAGCTGAAAGCTGGGAAATCTCAGAAGATCAGAAGGAAATTACATTCCATATAAGAGAGGGTATTAAGTGGCATGATGGTGAAGACTTTACTGCTGAAGATGTATCCTTTACATTCCATGTGATGGGAAATCCTGATTATTTAGGTGTTAGATATGGTGAAGTTGTAGAACCTATTCTTGGAGCACCAGCATATAAGGAAGGTACAGCAGATAAAATAGAGGGTATAGAAGTGATTGATCCTCTTACAATAAAGTTCACATTTGAGGAAGTTTTTGCACCTGCAATAGAGTCCTGTGGAGCTTCAGTAATTCCAAAACATATATATGAAGGTAATACTGGAGCAGCTCAGAGAGACTTCACAACTTCTGCTGATTTTGTACCAATAGGAACTGGTCCTTACAAATGGGTAGCTTATGAAACAGACCAATATGTAGAACTTGCCAGAAATGAGGATTGGTGGGGATATGAATATGGTATGGGTGCAAGTGGAGAGGGTACAGGCAAAGGTCCTTTTGTAGATACCATTTTTTGTAAGATAATGGATCAAGATACAGGTCTTGCTGCCTTCTTGGCTGGTGAAGTTGATGCAGTTTCTGTTCCTATTGCTGAATATGATATGATAGCTGAAGTTGAATTTGCTCAAATGTATGAAGTTACAGGAGGTGGATTCCAGCACTTTAGTCTAAATCAGTATAAAGCTCCATTTAATGATGTGAAGTTCAGACAAGCAGTTTGTTATGCAATTAACAGACAGAGCATAATAGATGATATCCTTGATGGTCATGGAATTATTCAGGCTTCACCAATCTGGTCAGAATCGTGGGCTCATAATCCTGAAGTAGAACCGTTCCCATATGATCCTGAAAAAGCTAAGGAACTCTTAGATGAAGCAGGGTATTTAGATACAGATGAGGATGGTATTAGAGAGTATAATGGAGAGCCAATGATATTTGATCTATTCTACCCAACTGGAAACATGGTGAGAATGGCTTCAATGCCTCTTATCTGGAATAACTTAGCAGCTGTTGGAATTCAAGTAAGAGGAGAACTTCAGGATTGGCCAACACTTTTGGGCCATGTATTTCCTGACGATAGAAAAATCGAACCAGATGACTATGATACATATCTAATGGGTTGGAGTCTTTCTATTGATCCTGACGCAGCAGTTATATGGAGCAGCAAAGGTGAACATCCAGATGGATATAACGGTTACGGATACAAAAATGAGGAAACTGATGCGTTGTGGGAGGAAGGTGTAAAGTATGTGGATCCTGAAAAGAGAAAAGAAATCTACTACGAATTGGAAAAGATATTGGCAGAGGAACTACCAACCATCTTCCTATATAACGATAATGAAATTGTTGCAGTAAATGATAGAGTTAAAGGTGTTAAAATAGTATCAGGTCTATGGGATTATGCAGCAAAAGTGTTCTTCGATATATACAATGTTTGGATAGAAGAATAA
- a CDS encoding glycosyltransferase family 39 protein, with protein MILGKSISLGSGFRLINYPENSPDYKAYPGFPLILSFFYFILGSKFIEVNILIVSKIIVFTCFILSVLFFYLVAKKDLDRLTLLLATIFFITHPELLSFSSKVMTETVYNLFILITLYFFSLTEKKINKDNNYNTNIDDRGSSENKNNDSNKKKKKNIYKINDIIGEYLRDKNFLLLIFFSIFTFLIRPIGIFIILAIFIQIFLSENKIRSGIYFVFTLVPVILWNLRVVISNKVSYVSEFFKVNLSDYSKGDIDFIKFFERAKSNFDYYFKAVFSQLTNGLKDILKGNISNILRRNIFVIKNSNIFEILKIKDLHFIAILVVIIFVILGIIYFLKRRKYIYILYFIFYFVGLLMWPWQSERLTICVIPILIILFSSGVLFFKKIILKISTKKIIKIFASTVLILTFIIFLVGSTYSGYFVIKKSLDYKNKGIFIYSKQWENFYDAMYWLKENSYDGSSILSRSNFLVYILTGRETIAFPYSDDEQKQKKYLNKSNFIIQDKTNERFMKYVYPIIEKYKENFKTVYEAGNGGTVVYERLKKLD; from the coding sequence ATGATACTTGGAAAATCCATTTCTTTAGGATCTGGATTTAGACTGATAAATTATCCAGAAAATTCTCCTGATTACAAGGCATATCCAGGTTTTCCACTTATATTATCATTTTTTTATTTTATTTTAGGTTCTAAATTTATTGAAGTAAACATCTTAATAGTTTCCAAAATAATTGTTTTTACATGTTTTATTCTCTCTGTTTTATTTTTCTACCTTGTAGCAAAAAAGGATCTGGATAGATTAACTTTATTGCTGGCAACAATTTTTTTTATAACTCATCCTGAACTTTTAAGCTTCTCATCTAAGGTAATGACAGAGACTGTATATAATCTTTTTATTCTTATCACTTTATATTTCTTTAGTCTAACAGAAAAGAAAATTAATAAAGATAATAATTATAATACCAACATTGATGATAGGGGAAGTAGTGAAAATAAAAACAATGATAGCAATAAGAAGAAGAAAAAAAACATCTATAAAATCAATGATATTATTGGTGAGTATTTAAGAGATAAAAATTTTTTATTATTGATATTTTTTTCAATCTTTACTTTTTTAATTAGACCAATTGGTATTTTCATCATCCTTGCAATCTTTATACAAATCTTTTTAAGTGAGAACAAAATTAGATCAGGAATTTATTTTGTATTTACGTTAGTACCAGTTATTTTGTGGAACTTAAGAGTAGTAATTTCAAATAAAGTTAGCTATGTAAGTGAGTTCTTTAAAGTCAATCTTAGTGATTATTCTAAAGGGGATATAGATTTTATAAAATTTTTTGAAAGAGCAAAATCAAATTTTGATTATTATTTTAAAGCAGTTTTTTCGCAGCTGACAAATGGCTTAAAAGATATTTTAAAAGGCAATATTTCAAATATTTTAAGAAGAAATATTTTTGTAATTAAAAATTCAAATATTTTTGAAATTTTAAAAATTAAAGATTTACATTTTATTGCAATTTTAGTAGTAATAATATTTGTCATTTTAGGAATTATATATTTTTTAAAAAGGAGAAAATATATTTATATATTATATTTTATTTTCTACTTTGTAGGACTTCTTATGTGGCCATGGCAATCAGAAAGACTTACAATTTGCGTAATTCCTATTTTAATCATTCTTTTTTCAAGCGGGGTCTTGTTTTTTAAAAAGATAATACTAAAAATTTCAACAAAAAAAATAATTAAAATATTTGCATCAACAGTTTTAATATTAACTTTTATTATATTTTTAGTTGGAAGTACATATAGTGGATATTTTGTGATAAAAAAAAGCCTTGATTACAAAAATAAGGGAATTTTTATATATAGCAAACAATGGGAGAATTTCTATGATGCAATGTATTGGTTAAAGGAAAATTCTTATGATGGTAGTTCAATACTTAGCAGGAGTAATTTCTTAGTTTATATTTTAACCGGGAGGGAAACAATAGCATTTCCGTATAGTGATGATGAACAAAAACAAAAGAAGTATTTGAATAAATCTAATTTTATAATACAGGATAAAACAAATGAGCGCTTTATGAAATATGTGTACCCGATAATTGAAAAATATAAGGAAAATTTCAAAACAGTTTATGAAGCAGGTAATGGTGGCACTGTTGTTTATGAAAGACTGAAAAAACTTGACTAA
- the tpiA gene encoding triose-phosphate isomerase, which translates to MVNEKIRRPIIAGNWKMFKTHLKGVKLVQEINYGIDKNLDAEVVVIPPFTAIRSIKIVIEADKMKIKLGAQNMHYMSEGPFTGEISPVMLKALNVEYVIIGHSERRQYFDETDELINKKLKKALDVNINPILCVGEPLKIRELGRQKQYVREQLNNCLKGLNKDYIQNIVIAYEPIWAIGTGKTATPEDANFMISFIRQRISRLFSPIISEKIRIQYGGSVKPFNIVPIMVQPEIDGVLVGGASLNAQDFIDIINYKKRLKKL; encoded by the coding sequence ATGGTAAATGAAAAAATTAGAAGACCAATAATAGCAGGAAATTGGAAGATGTTTAAGACTCATCTTAAGGGAGTTAAACTTGTTCAGGAAATAAATTATGGCATAGATAAAAATCTAGATGCTGAGGTCGTTGTTATTCCTCCTTTTACAGCAATAAGAAGCATTAAGATTGTTATAGAAGCTGATAAGATGAAGATAAAATTAGGGGCTCAGAATATGCATTATATGTCAGAAGGTCCATTTACAGGTGAGATATCACCAGTTATGTTGAAAGCACTTAATGTTGAATATGTCATAATTGGTCACTCTGAGAGAAGGCAATATTTTGATGAAACTGATGAATTAATAAATAAAAAATTAAAAAAAGCACTCGATGTTAATATAAACCCCATCCTTTGTGTTGGAGAACCTCTTAAAATTAGAGAACTAGGAAGACAGAAGCAATATGTTAGGGAACAATTGAACAATTGTTTGAAGGGTTTAAATAAAGATTATATTCAAAATATTGTTATTGCGTATGAGCCAATATGGGCAATTGGAACAGGAAAAACAGCAACTCCTGAAGATGCTAATTTCATGATTTCATTCATAAGACAAAGAATAAGTAGACTATTTTCTCCAATAATTTCCGAAAAAATAAGAATCCAATACGGTGGGAGCGTAAAACCTTTTAATATTGTACCGATTATGGTTCAACCTGAGATAGATGGAGTATTAGTCGGTGGTGCAAGTTTAAATGCACAGGACTTTATTGATATTATAAATTATAAAAAAAGATTAAAAAAATTATAA
- a CDS encoding phosphoglycerate kinase: MNKKSIRDIDVKNKRVFVRADLNVPLDDNSNITDETRIIASLPTIDYLIKNNAKIILASHLGRPKGKFVEKLKMDPVAIALGKHLDKEIKRMNYVISDKVKNEVKDLKSGDILLLENLRFDPREKSNDDNFSRELAELADIYVNDAFGTSHRKHTSMVGICKYIPSVMGLLLEKELRTLSSLLKKPKHPFVAILGGSKISDKIGVVRNLLNVVDTVIAGGGMCYTFLKSIGFEIGNSLLEEEMLEYCKQVLDEFKDKGKKFMLPEDVVVAKEFKHDSIFKTVNIEEIPKDWLGLDIGPGTIDKYKEEILKAKTILWNGPMGVFEWESFEKGTKEIAYAVIESKAKTIVGGGDTIAAVKKYSVADKISYITTGGGASLKFLEGVKLPAVEALNNK; this comes from the coding sequence ATGAATAAGAAATCCATAAGGGATATTGATGTTAAAAATAAGAGAGTTTTTGTTAGGGCAGATCTTAATGTTCCTTTAGATGATAATAGCAATATTACTGATGAGACTAGAATAATAGCATCATTACCAACAATTGATTATCTAATAAAAAATAATGCGAAAATTATTCTTGCATCACATCTTGGAAGACCTAAAGGTAAATTTGTAGAAAAACTAAAAATGGATCCGGTGGCAATAGCTTTAGGTAAACATCTTGATAAAGAAATAAAGAGGATGAATTATGTTATTTCTGATAAGGTTAAAAATGAGGTAAAAGATTTAAAAAGCGGTGATATTTTACTTTTAGAGAATCTAAGATTTGACCCGCGTGAAAAAAGTAATGATGATAATTTCTCAAGGGAACTTGCAGAACTTGCAGATATATATGTTAATGATGCTTTTGGCACTTCACACAGAAAACACACATCTATGGTAGGTATTTGTAAATATATACCATCTGTGATGGGTCTTTTATTGGAAAAAGAACTAAGAACACTTTCTTCTCTACTTAAAAAACCGAAACATCCCTTTGTTGCAATTTTAGGAGGCAGTAAAATCTCAGACAAAATTGGAGTTGTTAGGAATCTTTTAAATGTTGTTGACACTGTGATTGCAGGCGGTGGAATGTGTTATACATTCTTAAAATCTATAGGTTTTGAAATAGGGAATTCCTTACTGGAAGAGGAGATGCTTGAATACTGTAAGCAAGTTTTAGATGAATTTAAAGATAAGGGAAAGAAATTCATGTTGCCAGAGGATGTTGTTGTGGCTAAAGAATTCAAACATGATTCTATTTTTAAAACAGTAAATATAGAAGAGATTCCTAAGGATTGGTTAGGACTAGATATCGGTCCAGGGACAATCGATAAATATAAAGAAGAGATATTGAAAGCAAAAACCATTTTGTGGAATGGTCCGATGGGAGTATTTGAGTGGGAATCGTTTGAAAAAGGAACAAAGGAAATTGCCTACGCAGTTATAGAAAGTAAAGCAAAAACTATAGTGGGTGGAGGAGATACAATAGCAGCAGTAAAAAAGTATAGTGTTGCAGATAAAATCAGTTACATTACAACTGGTGGTGGTGCATCATTAAAATTTCTTGAAGGTGTAAAACTACCAGCAGTAGAAGCATTAAATAACAAATAA
- the gap gene encoding type I glyceraldehyde-3-phosphate dehydrogenase codes for MAIRVGINGFGRIGRCVFKAGIDDKEIDFVAVNDITTPEVLAFLLEYDSTYGRIANVEVNDDIISICDRKVKALCVKDPAQLPWDELDVDIVVESTGLFIKREDAKKHLDAGAKKVIISAPATNPDITLVMGVNHEKYNPENHNIISGASCTTNCIAPLAKVLHENFGIQKGFMTTIHAYTSDQNLVDAPHKDKRRARSAAMNIIPTTTGAAIATTLVIPELKGKMDGMAMRVPVHDGSIVDFVAFLERDVTIEEVNQAMKKASEEPPLQGILQYSDEPLVSCDIIGNLYSSVYDSLATMVIGNMVKVLGWYDNEMAYSKRVNDLIKYIAKKGY; via the coding sequence ATGGCAATAAGGGTTGGTATAAATGGATTTGGAAGAATTGGAAGATGTGTTTTTAAAGCTGGAATAGATGATAAGGAAATCGACTTTGTGGCTGTTAATGATATCACAACACCTGAAGTTTTAGCGTTCCTGTTAGAGTATGATTCAACCTATGGAAGAATAGCTAATGTAGAAGTTAATGATGATATAATTTCGATTTGTGATAGAAAGGTAAAAGCTCTTTGTGTCAAAGATCCTGCTCAGTTACCATGGGATGAGTTAGATGTAGATATTGTAGTAGAATCAACAGGACTTTTTATAAAAAGAGAGGATGCAAAAAAACATCTGGATGCAGGTGCTAAAAAGGTAATTATAAGTGCACCAGCAACAAATCCTGATATTACTTTAGTAATGGGGGTTAATCATGAGAAGTATAACCCAGAAAATCATAATATTATATCTGGTGCATCTTGCACTACAAATTGTATTGCTCCATTAGCAAAAGTTCTACATGAGAATTTTGGGATTCAGAAAGGTTTCATGACAACAATTCATGCATACACTAGTGACCAAAATTTGGTAGATGCTCCACATAAGGATAAACGAAGAGCAAGATCAGCAGCAATGAATATAATTCCAACAACGACAGGGGCAGCTATTGCAACAACTTTAGTTATACCAGAACTTAAAGGTAAAATGGATGGAATGGCTATGAGAGTTCCAGTTCATGATGGTTCAATAGTAGATTTTGTTGCTTTTTTGGAAAGGGATGTAACAATTGAAGAAGTAAATCAAGCCATGAAGAAAGCATCTGAAGAACCACCTCTTCAGGGTATCTTGCAATATAGTGATGAACCCTTGGTTTCATGCGATATAATAGGGAATCTGTATTCTTCAGTCTATGATTCATTAGCAACTATGGTAATTGGTAATATGGTGAAAGTTCTTGGTTGGTATGATAATGAAATGGCTTACTCAAAGAGAGTAAATGACCTTATCAAATACATTGCAAAAAAAGGTTACTAA
- the whiA gene encoding DNA-binding protein WhiA: MGKIKSFSSCVKDELAREIPKKICCQKAELYVVIRMSGLIKKEKQNFGVKIRTENASVARKIITLIKKLFKEEINTYTKFKSYKNKRKRYFIEIPFQKKTAKLLKMLKYLDDKFEVRDKISSDLISKKCCQISFLRSCFYSRGYISKPESGYHLEILTNSQDDAKYILKILNGFHINPKIYKRRGFFVVYLKKSEDIFNFLKLIVAHGTVLNLESIKVLKEAKSYIRRIVNFEAANLNKTIKASYKQIDNIIKIDNSIGLDLLPEALREISYIRLEYPQASLSELGKLSSKIISKSAVNNRLRRIQKIVESL; this comes from the coding sequence ATGGGGAAAATTAAAAGTTTCTCATCCTGCGTAAAGGATGAATTAGCTCGGGAAATACCAAAAAAGATTTGCTGTCAAAAAGCAGAACTATATGTTGTGATAAGAATGTCCGGGCTTATAAAAAAAGAAAAACAGAATTTTGGTGTGAAGATAAGAACAGAAAATGCTTCAGTTGCTCGGAAAATAATCACTTTAATTAAAAAGCTATTTAAAGAAGAAATAAATACTTATACAAAATTTAAAAGTTATAAGAACAAAAGAAAGAGATATTTTATAGAGATACCTTTTCAGAAAAAAACAGCTAAGTTGCTAAAGATGTTAAAATATTTAGATGATAAATTTGAGGTAAGAGATAAAATATCTTCAGATTTAATTAGCAAAAAATGTTGTCAGATTTCTTTTTTAAGAAGCTGTTTTTATAGTAGAGGTTATATATCAAAACCAGAAAGTGGATATCATTTAGAGATCTTAACTAACAGCCAAGATGATGCAAAATATATATTAAAAATTCTTAACGGATTTCATATTAATCCTAAGATATACAAAAGAAGAGGATTTTTTGTTGTTTATCTAAAAAAGAGTGAGGATATTTTTAATTTTCTTAAATTAATTGTAGCTCATGGAACAGTTTTAAATTTGGAAAGCATTAAAGTATTAAAAGAAGCGAAAAGTTATATAAGAAGAATTGTTAATTTTGAAGCAGCAAATCTTAATAAAACTATAAAAGCATCTTATAAACAGATTGATAATATTATAAAAATAGATAATTCTATAGGTCTTGATTTGCTTCCAGAAGCTCTTAGGGAAATTTCTTATATTAGACTTGAGTATCCTCAAGCATCTTTATCAGAGTTGGGGAAACTGAGTTCGAAAATAATTTCAAAATCTGCAGTTAATAATAGATTAAGAAGGATACAAAAAATAGTAGAAAGCCTATAA
- the rapZ gene encoding RNase adapter RapZ has protein sequence MEKSEGLKTIIITGLSGAGRTLAMRCFEDAGYFCIDNLPSSLILDLINICSLPGSKIDKLALVIDVRSRDFFDQLPNVLKDLNKKNIDYQILFLSADEETLVKRFKETRRTHPLAKKADFLEGIRIEKGRIKFLRETADIVIDTSHLTPMELKNRINNTIILGLESKRIQIQVVSFGYSLGIPQDADLVMDVRFLPNPNYVESLRLKSGLDKEVYDFVISKKGTTKFLNIFKKLLSYTIPKYILEGKNYLKIAIGCTGGRHRSAVIAKEIFNFLKEQGYEVIINHRDLQ, from the coding sequence ATGGAAAAAAGTGAAGGTTTAAAAACAATAATAATAACAGGACTCTCTGGCGCAGGTAGAACCTTAGCTATGAGATGCTTTGAAGATGCAGGCTATTTTTGTATAGATAATCTGCCATCATCCTTAATTTTAGATTTGATAAATATATGTTCACTTCCAGGAAGTAAAATTGATAAATTAGCACTTGTTATAGATGTTCGTAGTAGGGATTTTTTTGATCAACTACCTAATGTATTAAAAGACTTAAATAAAAAAAATATAGATTATCAAATTCTTTTTTTATCAGCAGATGAAGAAACATTAGTTAAGAGATTTAAAGAGACGAGAAGAACACACCCGTTAGCAAAAAAAGCAGATTTTTTAGAAGGAATTCGTATTGAAAAAGGAAGAATAAAATTTTTAAGAGAAACAGCGGATATTGTAATTGATACATCTCATCTCACTCCAATGGAGCTTAAAAATAGGATAAATAACACAATAATTTTAGGTCTTGAAAGCAAAAGAATACAAATACAGGTAGTATCTTTTGGGTATAGTTTAGGTATTCCGCAAGATGCCGATTTAGTGATGGATGTTCGTTTTTTACCTAATCCGAATTATGTTGAATCTTTAAGGTTAAAAAGTGGGTTAGATAAGGAAGTTTATGATTTTGTGATAAGTAAAAAAGGGACCACTAAGTTTCTAAATATTTTTAAAAAATTACTATCTTATACCATACCCAAATATATTTTAGAGGGAAAAAATTATTTAAAAATTGCAATTGGTTGTACAGGGGGAAGACACAGATCTGCAGTGATTGCTAAAGAAATTTTTAATTTTTTGAAAGAGCAAGGTTATGAGGTTATAATTAATCATAGGGATTTACAATAA
- a CDS encoding phage holin family protein, producing the protein MKNILIRIITLTLAIIIITYIFPDNMIHLEGEGNAKLLSALFTAIVLALVNLIIRPIVKVLTLPINILTLGLFSLIINAAMLWIVDHFVEGFSVFGFWGYFLGALAISIINSVLYKLLKDKQK; encoded by the coding sequence ATGAAGAATATATTAATCAGGATAATAACTTTAACTCTCGCGATTATTATAATTACTTATATATTTCCTGATAATATGATTCATCTTGAGGGTGAAGGTAATGCTAAACTATTATCAGCCCTTTTCACAGCAATTGTTTTGGCATTAGTAAATTTAATAATCAGACCTATAGTTAAGGTTTTAACACTTCCTATAAATATTTTAACATTAGGTCTTTTTTCTTTAATAATAAATGCTGCAATGCTCTGGATCGTGGATCACTTCGTTGAGGGATTTTCTGTATTTGGCTTCTGGGGATATTTTCTTGGAGCACTGGCAATAAGTATTATAAATTCTGTTTTATATAAATTATTAAAAGATAAACAAAAATAA
- the uvrC gene encoding excinuclease ABC subunit UvrC, translated as MFRKAPTKIKESLNYLPDKPGVYIFYDSLEEVLYIGKAKSLKKRIKSYFQKYQKLPTKITDMLSHTDKLDFIVTDNEVEALILESTLIKEHRPKYNVNLKDDKRYPYIAISISEDYPRVFFTRKTSNPNYIYFGPYTRPQNVRKILDMIHKKFKIRGCKGSKPGKKTSSPCLNYYINRCLAPCIGKVKKTEYKEIISIIIQFLNGRRKEIKQGLEKSMKLASSEKRFEDAARYRDQFIAINELTQKQKVATIKRLDIDVLAVVLNEDIACVELFTIRGGFLLGKDCFILEKTSEFDKSELLTFFIKQYYNSAFRYPKEIILSTNIYEMEIIKNWLSMKKETYIDIKIPRRGEKRRLVELAEKNAEIEIKQFLNKEKLKKMREKDALVSLKNRLNLSSIPYRIECYDISTLAGSHSVGSMVVFLNGIPKKSQYRRFKIKNISVKDDLHMISEVIERRFKKLVYPYKIDEKTYKYKKDNKVYKKEYKEFNAFDFIPDLVIIDGGKGQLQITKRVLKELGLENIFVIGLSKKPDKIHLLNKKYPLILQENSSALLLLKNIRDETHRFAISYHRNLRNKDMITSILDKIYGVGPKRKAKLIKHFSSAEYVAKATLQELYDIKGIPSKVVQRIYRHFHRF; from the coding sequence ATGTTTAGAAAAGCTCCAACAAAGATAAAAGAAAGTCTAAATTATTTACCTGATAAACCAGGTGTTTATATATTCTATGATTCTTTAGAGGAAGTCTTATATATTGGTAAAGCTAAGTCCTTAAAGAAACGGATTAAAAGCTATTTTCAAAAGTATCAAAAACTACCTACAAAGATAACTGATATGCTATCTCATACAGACAAATTAGATTTTATCGTTACTGATAATGAAGTTGAAGCACTAATACTTGAAAGTACACTGATAAAGGAACACAGACCAAAATATAATGTGAATTTAAAAGATGATAAGAGATATCCCTATATTGCTATCTCTATTTCAGAAGATTATCCTCGGGTATTTTTTACACGAAAAACATCCAATCCAAACTATATCTATTTTGGTCCCTATACAAGACCTCAAAATGTCAGAAAAATCTTAGATATGATTCATAAAAAATTTAAAATTAGAGGTTGTAAAGGATCAAAGCCAGGAAAAAAGACTAGTTCACCATGTCTGAATTATTATATAAATAGATGCTTAGCTCCGTGTATTGGGAAAGTAAAAAAAACAGAATATAAAGAAATAATAAGTATAATCATTCAATTTCTTAATGGAAGAAGAAAAGAAATCAAGCAAGGTTTAGAGAAATCTATGAAGTTAGCATCAAGTGAAAAAAGATTTGAGGATGCTGCAAGATATAGAGATCAATTTATTGCAATAAATGAGCTTACTCAGAAACAAAAAGTTGCAACAATAAAAAGACTGGATATTGATGTATTAGCTGTTGTATTAAACGAAGACATAGCATGTGTTGAACTTTTTACAATAAGAGGGGGATTTTTATTAGGTAAAGATTGCTTTATTTTAGAAAAGACATCAGAGTTTGATAAAAGCGAGCTTCTTACTTTCTTTATCAAACAGTATTATAATTCAGCTTTTAGATATCCTAAGGAGATTATTTTATCAACAAATATTTATGAAATGGAGATCATAAAAAATTGGTTGAGCATGAAAAAGGAAACATATATTGACATAAAGATTCCGAGAAGAGGGGAGAAAAGAAGATTAGTAGAGTTAGCAGAAAAAAATGCTGAAATTGAAATTAAGCAATTTCTGAACAAGGAAAAGCTAAAAAAAATGAGGGAGAAAGATGCACTTGTTTCATTAAAAAATAGATTAAATCTTAGTTCAATTCCTTATAGGATTGAATGTTATGATATATCAACATTAGCAGGTTCTCATTCTGTTGGCTCAATGGTTGTATTTTTAAATGGTATTCCAAAGAAATCACAATATAGGAGATTTAAAATAAAAAATATATCTGTTAAAGACGATCTTCATATGATAAGTGAAGTAATTGAGAGAAGATTTAAAAAGTTAGTATATCCATATAAGATAGATGAAAAAACCTATAAATATAAAAAAGATAATAAAGTTTATAAAAAGGAATATAAAGAATTTAATGCATTTGATTTTATCCCTGATCTTGTGATAATAGATGGTGGAAAGGGTCAACTGCAAATTACAAAAAGAGTTTTAAAAGAATTAGGTTTAGAAAATATCTTTGTTATTGGACTATCTAAAAAACCTGATAAAATACATTTATTAAACAAGAAATATCCTCTTATACTTCAAGAGAATTCATCAGCGCTTTTGCTTTTAAAAAATATTAGAGATGAAACTCATCGCTTTGCAATTTCTTATCACAGAAATCTTAGAAACAAAGATATGATAACATCAATTCTTGATAAAATTTATGGAGTTGGTCCAAAAAGAAAAGCAAAATTGATTAAACATTTTAGTTCAGCAGAATATGTTGCAAAAGCGACACTTCAAGAACTATATGATATTAAAGGAATACCTTCTAAAGTCGTCCAAAGAATATACAGACATTTTCACCGCTTTTAA